The following coding sequences lie in one Bacteroides helcogenes P 36-108 genomic window:
- a CDS encoding DUF3108 domain-containing protein: protein MMCFAILPASAQCAAKNEAFQSGEHVMYDLYFNWKFIWKKVGLASLTTNATTYHSRPAFRFNLLSVGSKKTDFFFKMRDTLTCYVSDKLEPLYFRKAAEEGKRYTVDEAWFSYNDGVSFVKQKRTWREPVQDPQEMEYSDSRCIFDMLSILAQARSFDPKSYKIGEKILFPMATGRKVEEQTLIYRGKEEVKANNDTVYRCLVFSFVEYKKGKEKEVITFFVSDDKNHLPVRLDLYLNFGSAKAFLKSVRGNRYPMMSMVEKN, encoded by the coding sequence ATGATGTGCTTTGCCATCTTGCCTGCGAGTGCTCAGTGTGCGGCAAAGAATGAAGCTTTCCAGTCCGGTGAGCATGTAATGTATGATTTGTACTTCAACTGGAAGTTTATCTGGAAAAAAGTAGGTCTGGCAAGTCTTACTACCAATGCGACGACTTATCACTCTCGGCCCGCTTTCCGCTTCAACCTGCTTTCTGTGGGCAGTAAGAAAACCGATTTCTTCTTTAAGATGCGTGATACCCTTACCTGCTATGTCAGTGATAAGTTGGAACCTCTTTACTTCCGTAAGGCTGCCGAAGAAGGTAAACGTTATACGGTGGATGAGGCTTGGTTTTCTTACAATGACGGTGTGTCATTTGTGAAGCAGAAGCGTACATGGCGTGAGCCTGTACAAGATCCGCAGGAAATGGAGTACAGTGACAGTCGCTGTATTTTCGATATGCTGAGTATTCTGGCACAAGCGCGTTCCTTTGATCCGAAAAGCTACAAAATAGGAGAGAAAATACTTTTCCCTATGGCAACAGGACGCAAGGTAGAGGAACAAACGTTGATTTATCGTGGCAAGGAGGAAGTTAAGGCAAATAATGATACTGTTTACCGTTGTCTCGTATTCTCTTTTGTAGAGTATAAGAAAGGGAAAGAGAAAGAGGTAATCACATTCTTTGTGTCTGATGATAAAAATCATCTTCCTGTCCGTTTGGACCTGTATCTGAACTTCGGTTCGGCAAAGGCCTTCTTGAAGAGTGTAAGAGGAAACCGTTATCCGATGATGTCAATGGTGGAGAAAAACTGA
- a CDS encoding efflux RND transporter periplasmic adaptor subunit: MKSRLGLSVCCLVLLSSCGQGDKNMGKAPEFAVIETKTTTANLTNSYPATIKGKQDVEIRPMVSGFITKLHVDEGASVRKGQILFSIDPVQYQATVNSAKAAVETAKAAVNTQELTVNNKRELNKKNIISDYDLQMAENQLSQAKAQLAQAQAQLVNAKNNLSYTSVTSPSDGVIGTIPYRVGSLVSPSVANPLTTVADISEMYAYFSMTERQLLAQIREGGSIKEILAKMPDVQLQLIDGTMYADSGRVETISGVIDPKTGSVTMRALFPNKHNVLRSGSTGKVVFPNPMQNVIMIPQSATTEIQDKKFVFVLQPDNTLKNVEVKIFNLNDGKYYYVTDGLKAGDKIVIEGVQNLKDGQSITPVTPADKEAEYRKALQDQKNGNLKTAFQ; this comes from the coding sequence ATGAAGAGTAGATTAGGATTATCAGTATGTTGCCTGGTGCTGTTAAGCAGTTGCGGACAAGGCGACAAAAACATGGGTAAAGCACCTGAGTTTGCAGTGATTGAGACCAAAACCACCACTGCCAACCTGACAAACAGTTACCCTGCCACCATTAAAGGTAAACAAGATGTAGAAATCAGGCCTATGGTAAGTGGTTTTATCACCAAATTACATGTGGACGAGGGAGCATCAGTACGTAAAGGACAAATACTATTCAGTATCGATCCAGTGCAGTATCAAGCTACTGTAAACTCGGCCAAAGCTGCCGTTGAAACAGCCAAAGCCGCAGTAAACACACAAGAACTTACCGTAAACAACAAACGTGAACTGAACAAGAAGAACATCATCAGCGACTACGACTTGCAAATGGCCGAAAATCAGTTGTCACAAGCCAAAGCACAACTGGCACAGGCACAAGCACAGTTGGTAAATGCAAAAAATAATTTGTCATACACCAGCGTAACCAGCCCCAGTGACGGTGTAATAGGTACAATCCCCTACCGTGTAGGGAGTTTGGTAAGCCCTTCTGTCGCCAATCCGCTGACTACCGTTGCCGACATCTCAGAAATGTATGCATACTTCTCCATGACCGAAAGACAACTCCTGGCACAGATACGTGAGGGCGGCAGCATAAAAGAGATCTTGGCAAAAATGCCTGACGTACAATTGCAACTCATTGACGGAACAATGTATGCAGACAGTGGCCGTGTGGAGACAATCAGCGGTGTCATCGATCCCAAGACCGGCTCTGTTACGATGCGTGCTCTTTTCCCCAACAAACACAATGTGCTGCGCAGCGGAAGTACCGGCAAGGTTGTTTTCCCCAACCCGATGCAGAATGTCATCATGATACCGCAATCGGCAACGACAGAGATTCAGGACAAGAAGTTCGTGTTTGTCTTGCAGCCCGACAATACTCTGAAGAATGTTGAGGTGAAAATATTCAATCTGAACGATGGCAAGTATTACTATGTAACCGATGGACTGAAAGCAGGCGACAAGATTGTGATAGAAGGAGTACAGAACTTGAAGGATGGGCAGAGCATCACCCCGGTTACCCCTGCCGACAAAGAAGCAGAATACCGGAAGGCTCTGCAAGACCAAAAAAACGGTAACCTCAAGACTGCATTCCAATAA
- a CDS encoding efflux RND transporter permease subunit, producing MKLDRFINRPVLSTVISILIVILGIIGLLTLPISQYPDIAPPTVSVSATYTGASSQTVLNSVIAPLEDQINGVENMMYMQSTAANNGTASINIYFKQGTDPDMAAVNVQNRVSMAQGLLPAEVTKVGVTTQKRQNSMLVVFSIYDESDTHDIEFIENYAKINLIPQIQRVKGVGEAMVMGQDYSMRIWLKPDIMAQYKLIPSDVSAALAEQNVEAAPGQFGERGNQTFQYTIRYRGRLQQQTEFENIVIKALPDGEVLRLKDIADVQLGRLSYSLNNKVNGHNAVTCIVFQMAGSNATQTIAEIENMLKETSDTLPAGLKVNISLNANDFLFASIHEVLKTLIEAFILVFIVVYIFLQDLRSTLIPAIAIPVALIGTFFVLSLIGFSINLLTLCAMVLAIAIVVDDAIVVVEGVHAKLDQGYKSAKLASIDAMNELGGAIVSITLVMMSVFIPVSFMSGTAGTFYRQFGLTMAIAIGLSALNALTLSPALCALLLKPHEEHGEKKSTLISRFHTAFNTAYDTVLKKYKKRVLFFIQKKWLTFGLVGASIILLFFFMKTTPTGMVPNEDTGTIMGAVTLPPGTSQERAEEVFARVDSLVAADPAVSSRTMISGYSFIGGQGPSYGSFIIKLKPWEERGTMQNSQIVFISLYMRAQKVIKEAQVLFFQPPMIPGYSASSDIELNMQDKTGGDLDKFYDVVKTYISALEARPEINTAQTTFNPRFPQYMIDIDAAACKRAGISPSDILTTMQGYYGGLYASNFNRFGKMYRVMVQADPNSRVNLESLQNIKVRNGNDMAPISQFMNIKKVYGPDIISRFNLYTSMKVMVSPAEGYTSGQALAAIAEVAKEDLPAGFGYELGGMAREEAESSGSTTGLIFVLCFVFVYLLLSAQYESYILPLSVLLSIPFGLLGSFLFVNGMSAIGNISVMKMIMGSMSNDIYMQIALIMLMGLLAKNAILIVEFALDRRKMGMSITWAAVLGAAARLRPILMTSLAMIVGLIPLMMASGAGAHGNRTLGTSAIGGMLIGMVLQIFVVPALFVAFQYLQEKFKPMEWADVDNSDAEPEIEQYTK from the coding sequence ATGAAATTAGATAGATTCATTAACCGTCCGGTACTATCAACGGTAATTTCCATCCTGATAGTCATACTGGGTATCATTGGCTTGCTGACCCTGCCCATCTCCCAATATCCGGACATCGCACCTCCTACCGTATCGGTAAGCGCCACTTATACGGGCGCCAGTTCTCAAACCGTATTGAACTCCGTCATCGCACCTCTGGAAGACCAGATCAATGGTGTGGAGAACATGATGTACATGCAGTCCACTGCCGCCAACAACGGTACTGCAAGCATCAACATCTATTTCAAGCAAGGGACCGACCCCGACATGGCAGCAGTGAATGTACAGAACCGAGTATCCATGGCGCAAGGTTTGCTTCCAGCCGAAGTAACCAAAGTGGGCGTCACTACCCAGAAGCGCCAGAATTCCATGCTGGTGGTGTTCTCCATTTATGACGAGAGTGATACACATGATATCGAGTTCATCGAGAACTACGCAAAAATCAACCTGATCCCACAGATCCAGCGTGTAAAAGGTGTGGGCGAAGCTATGGTGATGGGGCAAGATTACTCCATGCGCATTTGGTTGAAGCCCGATATCATGGCACAATATAAGCTCATTCCTTCGGATGTGAGCGCCGCGCTGGCCGAACAGAACGTGGAAGCTGCTCCCGGACAGTTCGGCGAACGGGGTAACCAGACTTTCCAATACACCATCCGCTACCGCGGACGATTACAACAGCAGACGGAATTCGAGAATATCGTTATCAAGGCACTGCCCGATGGTGAAGTGTTACGCCTGAAAGACATAGCTGATGTGCAACTGGGCCGCCTGTCCTACTCTCTTAACAACAAAGTGAACGGACACAATGCCGTGACCTGTATCGTTTTCCAGATGGCAGGCAGCAATGCCACGCAAACCATCGCCGAAATAGAAAACATGCTGAAAGAAACCAGCGACACTCTCCCTGCCGGCCTGAAAGTGAACATTTCACTAAATGCCAACGACTTTCTCTTTGCTTCCATACATGAAGTATTGAAGACTTTGATAGAAGCATTTATCCTGGTATTCATTGTGGTATATATATTCTTGCAGGACCTGCGCTCCACACTGATTCCCGCCATTGCCATCCCGGTAGCTTTGATCGGTACATTCTTCGTACTCTCACTCATCGGTTTCAGCATCAATTTGCTGACCTTGTGTGCGATGGTGCTTGCCATTGCCATAGTAGTGGATGACGCCATAGTGGTGGTGGAAGGAGTCCATGCCAAGCTGGATCAGGGCTACAAATCCGCTAAACTGGCTTCCATAGATGCCATGAATGAATTGGGTGGAGCTATCGTCTCCATCACACTGGTTATGATGTCTGTATTCATCCCAGTCAGCTTCATGAGTGGCACAGCCGGTACGTTTTACCGCCAGTTCGGTCTGACAATGGCCATCGCCATCGGGCTTTCAGCCCTGAATGCTTTGACATTGAGTCCGGCATTGTGCGCTTTACTACTGAAACCTCATGAGGAACACGGAGAAAAAAAATCCACACTTATATCACGCTTCCATACGGCTTTCAACACCGCCTACGACACTGTACTGAAGAAATACAAGAAACGTGTACTGTTCTTCATTCAGAAAAAATGGCTGACTTTCGGCCTGGTGGGAGCATCCATTATCCTACTGTTCTTCTTTATGAAAACCACACCCACCGGCATGGTTCCAAACGAAGATACAGGAACTATTATGGGAGCCGTAACTTTGCCCCCCGGCACTTCACAGGAACGCGCCGAAGAAGTCTTCGCTCGTGTGGATAGTCTGGTTGCCGCCGATCCCGCCGTGTCATCACGCACCATGATTTCAGGTTACAGTTTCATCGGTGGTCAAGGTCCGTCCTACGGCTCTTTCATCATCAAGCTGAAGCCGTGGGAAGAACGCGGAACAATGCAGAATTCACAAATTGTCTTTATCTCGCTCTACATGCGTGCGCAGAAAGTCATCAAAGAGGCACAGGTACTCTTTTTCCAACCACCCATGATTCCGGGATACTCTGCATCCAGTGACATCGAACTGAACATGCAGGACAAGACCGGTGGTGACCTCGACAAGTTCTATGATGTGGTAAAGACTTATATCTCGGCTTTGGAAGCGCGTCCGGAAATCAATACGGCACAAACCACCTTCAATCCACGCTTCCCGCAATATATGATAGATATCGACGCGGCTGCCTGCAAACGTGCCGGCATCAGTCCGAGTGACATCCTCACTACCATGCAGGGATATTACGGTGGCTTGTATGCTTCCAACTTCAACCGTTTCGGCAAGATGTACCGCGTAATGGTACAGGCCGACCCCAATTCACGCGTCAACCTTGAGTCCTTGCAAAACATCAAAGTACGCAACGGCAATGACATGGCTCCCATCTCACAATTCATGAACATCAAGAAGGTTTATGGTCCGGACATCATCAGCCGTTTCAACCTCTACACTTCCATGAAGGTAATGGTGTCACCCGCCGAAGGTTATACTTCCGGCCAGGCGTTAGCTGCCATTGCAGAAGTTGCCAAGGAAGACCTGCCCGCCGGCTTCGGTTACGAACTTGGCGGTATGGCACGTGAAGAAGCGGAAAGCAGCGGCAGTACCACCGGACTCATTTTCGTACTCTGCTTCGTATTTGTTTACCTGCTGTTGAGCGCACAGTACGAAAGCTATATACTGCCACTCTCCGTGCTGTTGTCCATACCGTTCGGTCTGCTCGGCAGTTTCCTGTTCGTCAATGGAATGAGTGCCATTGGAAACATCTCCGTCATGAAGATGATAATGGGTTCCATGTCCAATGACATCTACATGCAGATTGCATTGATCATGCTGATGGGACTGTTAGCGAAGAACGCCATCCTGATTGTAGAGTTTGCCCTTGACCGCCGCAAGATGGGAATGAGCATCACCTGGGCTGCCGTACTGGGCGCCGCCGCCCGTCTGCGCCCCATCCTGATGACGTCACTCGCCATGATTGTCGGTCTGATTCCGCTGATGATGGCATCCGGAGCCGGGGCACACGGCAACCGCACCTTGGGCACATCCGCCATCGGCGGCATGCTCATAGGCATGGTTCTCCAGATATTCGTAGTGCCCGCATTATTTGTGGCATTCCAATATTTACAGGAAAAGTTCAAACCGATGGAATGGGCCGATGTGGACAACTCGGATGCTGAACCTGAAATTGAGCAATACACTAAATAA
- a CDS encoding TolC family protein, with amino-acid sequence MKKQIITLMCATALLSSCHIYRSYDRPDDITAEGLYRDTAAVNDTLAADTANFGNLPWRKVFTDPQLQTLIEQALANNADLRNATLNVKQAQAALMSARLAYAPMLGLSPQGTVSSWDKNKATQTYSLPVTASWQIDLFGQLLNPKRNAQVSLKQTRFHEQAVQTQVIANVANMYYTLLMLDRQLQITEGTVDILKRNMETVKAMKDAGIYGTTSVAVEQSRTAYAQVKASLPDIRQSIRETENALCLILNKPAQSISRSVLEAQQLPKEFSVGIPLQLLSNRPDVKAAEMALASKYYNTNSARAAFYPQITLSGSAGWTNSAGSAIVNPGKLLASAIGSLTQPLFYRGTNIARLKQAKAQEEQAKIQFQTSLLKAGNEVSNALSKYQMETEKATARTIQVNSARKAAEDTKELFKLGTSTYLEVLSAEQSYLSAQLSEVSDTFAGIQAVVNLYQALGGGREKE; translated from the coding sequence ATGAAGAAGCAAATAATAACCTTGATGTGTGCAACTGCCCTACTGAGCAGTTGCCATATCTACAGATCATATGACAGACCCGATGACATCACTGCCGAAGGCTTGTACCGCGATACGGCTGCCGTAAACGACACCCTTGCAGCAGACACTGCCAACTTCGGCAATCTACCTTGGCGGAAAGTCTTTACAGATCCGCAGTTACAGACACTTATCGAGCAGGCGCTTGCCAACAATGCCGACCTGCGCAATGCAACCCTTAACGTGAAACAAGCGCAGGCTGCACTGATGTCTGCCCGTCTGGCATACGCCCCTATGCTGGGACTTTCCCCGCAAGGAACTGTCAGCAGTTGGGACAAGAATAAAGCTACACAAACCTATTCGCTGCCTGTAACGGCAAGCTGGCAGATAGATCTTTTCGGCCAGTTACTGAATCCGAAACGCAATGCACAGGTTTCCCTAAAACAAACCCGTTTTCACGAACAGGCCGTGCAGACGCAGGTCATCGCCAATGTAGCCAACATGTATTATACCTTATTGATGCTCGACCGTCAACTGCAAATCACCGAAGGCACTGTTGACATCCTGAAAAGAAACATGGAAACAGTAAAGGCCATGAAAGACGCAGGCATATACGGCACTACTTCAGTTGCCGTAGAGCAAAGCCGCACTGCCTATGCGCAGGTCAAAGCATCCTTGCCCGATATACGCCAAAGCATCCGCGAAACGGAGAATGCGCTGTGCCTGATACTGAACAAGCCGGCACAAAGCATTTCGCGCAGCGTATTGGAGGCACAACAATTGCCCAAAGAGTTCTCTGTCGGCATCCCCTTGCAGCTACTGTCCAACCGTCCGGATGTAAAAGCAGCCGAAATGGCATTGGCATCCAAATATTACAACACCAACAGCGCACGTGCCGCCTTTTACCCGCAGATTACATTAAGCGGTTCGGCAGGCTGGACCAACAGTGCCGGTTCTGCTATCGTCAATCCGGGCAAATTGTTGGCCTCTGCCATCGGTTCGCTGACACAGCCCCTGTTCTATCGCGGAACCAACATCGCACGCCTGAAGCAAGCCAAGGCACAGGAAGAACAAGCCAAGATTCAATTCCAGACTTCTCTGCTGAAAGCCGGAAACGAAGTGAGCAACGCTCTATCCAAATATCAAATGGAAACAGAAAAGGCTACTGCGCGAACCATCCAAGTAAATTCTGCCCGCAAAGCAGCGGAAGATACAAAAGAATTGTTTAAATTAGGCACGTCAACCTATCTCGAAGTTTTGTCTGCCGAGCAGTCTTATCTCAGCGCACAGCTTTCAGAGGTGTCAGACACTTTTGCCGGCATACAGGCAGTAGTAAACTTGTATCAGGCACTTGGAGGAGGAAGAGAGAAAGAATAA
- the lpxA gene encoding acyl-ACP--UDP-N-acetylglucosamine O-acyltransferase yields MISPLAFVDSAAKIGKNVTVQPFAYIEGDVEIGDGCIIMSGAKVLNGTRMGKGNKIHHGAVLASEPQDFHYEGEESQLIIGDNNDIRENVVISRATYTDGATRIGNDNYLMDGVHLCHDVQIGNHCVLGIKTTIAGECRIDNCTILSSNVIIHQNCHIGNWVLIQAGCRISKDVPPYVIMNGNPAEYHGVNAVVLQHQHEVPITERVLRHIVNAYRLVYQGNFSIQDALQKIEDQVPMSDEIRNIINFIKDSKGIVK; encoded by the coding sequence ATGATTAGTCCATTAGCATTTGTAGATTCTGCCGCAAAAATCGGCAAGAATGTAACTGTTCAACCTTTCGCCTATATAGAAGGGGATGTGGAAATCGGTGACGGCTGTATCATCATGTCGGGTGCAAAAGTCTTAAACGGAACCCGTATGGGCAAGGGAAACAAAATACACCACGGAGCCGTGCTGGCCAGCGAACCACAAGACTTCCACTACGAAGGTGAAGAAAGCCAACTCATTATCGGTGACAACAATGACATCCGCGAAAACGTGGTAATCAGCCGGGCCACCTATACCGATGGCGCTACCCGCATAGGTAATGACAACTACCTGATGGATGGCGTTCACCTCTGCCATGATGTGCAGATAGGTAACCATTGCGTGCTGGGTATCAAGACCACCATTGCCGGAGAATGCCGGATAGACAACTGCACCATCCTGAGCAGCAATGTCATTATACACCAGAACTGCCATATCGGAAACTGGGTACTGATTCAGGCAGGATGCCGCATATCAAAGGATGTGCCTCCCTACGTCATCATGAACGGTAATCCGGCAGAATATCACGGTGTCAATGCTGTAGTGCTGCAACATCAGCATGAAGTGCCAATCACGGAACGAGTACTGCGCCACATCGTGAATGCATACCGCCTGGTTTACCAGGGTAACTTCAGCATACAAGACGCCTTGCAGAAGATTGAAGACCAAGTGCCGATGAGTGATGAGATACGCAATATCATCAACTTCATCAAAGATTCTAAAGGCATCGTGAAGTAA
- a CDS encoding glutamine synthetase family protein → MNQELTMNANLLVAFLQKPSSEFTKEDIINFIRQNEIRMVNFMYPAGDGRLKTLNFVITDLDYLNAILTCGERVDGSSLFSFIEAGSSDLYVIPRYRTAFVDPFAEIPTLSMLCSFFNKDGKPLESAPEHTLHKASKAFTEVTGMQFQAMGELEYYVIAPDAGMFEATDQRGYHESGPYAKFNEFRTRCMSYIAQAGGQIKYGHSEVGNFTLDGYVYEQNEIEFLPTPVEQAADQLMIAKWIIRNLGYKHGYNVTFAPKITAGKAGSGLHIHMRMMKDGRNVMLEDGVLSVAARKAIAGMMELAPSITAFGNTNPTSYFRLVPHQEAPTNVCWGDRNRSVLVRVPLGWSAKTDMCVLANPLESESHFDTGVKQTVEMRSPDGSADLYQLLAGLAVACRHGFELDDPLEIAEKTYVNVNIHQRENESKLRSLAQLPDSCEASADCLEKQRAVFERYDVFSPAMIDGIIRKLRSYNDRTLRADLAGRPEAMLKLVHEYFHCG, encoded by the coding sequence ATGAACCAAGAACTAACAATGAATGCCAACTTGCTGGTGGCATTCCTTCAGAAACCGTCTTCTGAGTTCACTAAGGAAGACATTATCAACTTTATTCGGCAGAATGAAATTCGCATGGTAAACTTCATGTACCCTGCCGGTGACGGGCGTTTGAAAACCCTGAATTTCGTCATCACTGATTTGGACTATCTGAATGCCATACTTACTTGCGGCGAGAGGGTGGACGGTTCCAGCCTTTTCTCCTTTATAGAGGCAGGAAGTAGCGACCTTTACGTCATTCCCCGTTATCGTACCGCCTTTGTCGATCCGTTTGCCGAAATTCCTACTTTGTCCATGCTCTGTTCTTTCTTCAATAAAGACGGGAAACCTTTGGAGAGTGCTCCAGAGCATACGCTTCATAAGGCAAGCAAGGCATTTACCGAAGTCACAGGAATGCAGTTTCAGGCAATGGGTGAGTTGGAATATTATGTGATAGCTCCCGATGCCGGAATGTTTGAGGCAACCGATCAACGCGGTTATCACGAATCGGGTCCGTATGCCAAGTTCAATGAATTTCGCACCCGGTGCATGTCTTATATCGCACAGGCGGGCGGACAAATAAAATACGGACATTCAGAAGTGGGTAACTTCACGTTGGACGGTTACGTTTACGAGCAGAATGAGATAGAATTCCTGCCTACTCCTGTGGAACAGGCTGCCGATCAGTTGATGATTGCCAAATGGATTATCCGCAATCTGGGCTATAAGCATGGCTATAACGTTACGTTTGCTCCCAAAATAACAGCGGGAAAAGCCGGTTCGGGGCTGCATATCCACATGCGCATGATGAAGGATGGCAGAAATGTAATGTTAGAGGACGGTGTGCTGTCCGTAGCGGCCCGCAAAGCCATTGCGGGGATGATGGAATTGGCTCCTTCCATTACTGCTTTCGGTAATACGAATCCCACTTCTTACTTCCGGCTTGTGCCTCATCAGGAAGCGCCTACCAATGTTTGCTGGGGTGACCGCAACCGTAGTGTATTGGTGCGTGTACCTTTGGGATGGTCTGCTAAGACCGATATGTGTGTGCTGGCAAATCCTTTGGAATCGGAAAGTCATTTCGATACCGGTGTGAAGCAGACGGTAGAGATGCGTTCACCGGACGGATCGGCAGATCTGTATCAGTTGCTTGCGGGTCTTGCAGTGGCCTGTCGACATGGCTTTGAGTTGGATGATCCTCTGGAGATTGCGGAGAAGACTTATGTTAACGTAAACATCCATCAGAGGGAGAATGAAAGTAAGCTGAGGTCATTGGCGCAGTTGCCTGACAGTTGTGAGGCATCTGCCGACTGTTTGGAGAAGCAGCGTGCCGTTTTTGAACGGTATGATGTGTTCAGCCCTGCAATGATAGACGGGATCATTCGCAAGCTCCGCAGTTATAACGACCGTACTTTGCGTGCCGATTTGGCTGGCAGGCCGGAAGCGATGTTGAAGCTGGTGCACGAATATTTCCATTGCGGGTAG
- a CDS encoding carbohydrate-binding family 9-like protein — translation MYLRKFLTMMVAAVLCALPLSADNPQNSKMKELNVKKVSAVNVPVESVPALLDKEKVAFQPLKSVNWEAAYPYCPDVEFRIAHTGDAFLLNFKVEEASVRAVAGHDNGSVWEDACVEFFSIPAADGIYYNIECNCVGTLLVGAGTGRGNRKPAPQEVLDKVQRWSSLGREAFEEKIGECTWEVALIIPYSTFFLHDIASLDGKTIRANFYKCGDKLRTPHFLSWSPIELPKPDFHSPKFFGTLNLE, via the coding sequence ATGTATTTGAGAAAGTTTTTGACGATGATGGTGGCGGCAGTTCTCTGTGCCTTGCCGTTGTCTGCCGATAATCCCCAAAATAGTAAAATGAAAGAATTGAATGTAAAGAAAGTAAGCGCGGTAAATGTGCCGGTAGAATCGGTTCCCGCTTTGCTGGATAAAGAAAAAGTGGCTTTTCAGCCTTTGAAGTCTGTCAACTGGGAGGCAGCTTACCCTTATTGTCCCGATGTGGAATTTCGTATTGCCCATACTGGAGACGCTTTTCTGCTGAACTTCAAAGTAGAAGAGGCAAGTGTTCGTGCGGTGGCCGGGCATGATAACGGATCTGTTTGGGAAGATGCCTGTGTGGAGTTCTTTTCTATTCCCGCTGCTGACGGCATTTATTATAATATAGAGTGCAACTGTGTGGGAACACTGCTTGTAGGAGCTGGAACTGGACGTGGAAACCGTAAACCTGCTCCGCAAGAGGTGCTCGACAAGGTTCAGCGCTGGTCATCTTTGGGTCGTGAGGCTTTTGAAGAAAAGATAGGAGAATGTACTTGGGAGGTAGCTTTGATTATCCCTTATTCCACCTTTTTCCTGCACGATATTGCTTCGTTGGATGGGAAAACCATCCGCGCCAACTTCTATAAATGCGGTGACAAGCTCCGTACTCCTCATTTTCTCTCGTGGAGTCCAATAGAGTTGCCGAAACCTGATTTTCATAGCCCCAAGTTCTTCGGGACGCTGAATTTGGAATAG
- a CDS encoding phosphotransferase enzyme family protein produces the protein MKDLLSIVSHFQMEGTVQEIKPLGAGLINDTYKVSTLEAEAPDYVLQRINHAIFQDVEMLQANIDAVTRHIRKKLEEKGEADIGRKVLHFLSTAEGKTYWYDGENYWRVMVFIPRAKTFETVNPEYSYYAGAAFGNFQAMLADIPDTLGETIPDFHNMEFRLKQLRDAVAADAAGRVKEVQYFLDEIERRADEMCKAERLHREGKLPKRVCHCDTKVNNMMFDEDGTVLCVIDLDTVMPSFIFSDFGDFLRSGANTGLEDDKNLDNVNFNMEIFKAFTKGYLESGKSFLLPIEVENLPYAAALFPYMQCVRFLADYINGDTYYKIQYPEHNLVRTKAQFKLLQSVEEHTPDMQKFIASCI, from the coding sequence ATGAAAGACCTTTTATCTATTGTATCTCACTTCCAAATGGAAGGTACAGTTCAAGAAATCAAACCTTTGGGAGCAGGACTGATTAATGATACCTACAAAGTATCCACACTCGAGGCAGAAGCTCCGGATTATGTGCTGCAACGTATCAACCATGCTATTTTTCAAGATGTGGAGATGTTGCAGGCCAACATTGATGCCGTGACCAGACACATACGCAAGAAGCTGGAAGAAAAAGGAGAGGCCGACATCGGGCGCAAAGTGCTTCATTTCCTCTCTACTGCCGAGGGGAAGACTTACTGGTACGATGGTGAGAACTATTGGCGCGTAATGGTTTTCATTCCACGAGCCAAGACCTTTGAAACTGTCAATCCTGAATATTCTTATTACGCAGGCGCTGCTTTCGGAAACTTTCAGGCCATGCTGGCCGATATTCCCGATACCTTGGGCGAGACAATCCCAGACTTTCATAATATGGAATTCCGCTTGAAGCAGCTTCGTGATGCTGTAGCTGCCGATGCCGCCGGACGTGTCAAGGAAGTGCAGTATTTTCTTGACGAGATTGAGAGACGTGCCGATGAAATGTGTAAGGCCGAACGTCTGCACCGTGAAGGTAAACTTCCAAAACGCGTATGTCACTGCGATACGAAAGTGAATAATATGATGTTTGATGAAGACGGGACAGTGCTCTGCGTTATTGACCTTGACACTGTGATGCCCAGCTTCATATTCTCCGATTTCGGTGATTTCCTCCGTTCCGGAGCCAATACAGGTCTGGAAGACGACAAGAATCTGGATAACGTGAACTTCAATATGGAGATATTCAAGGCTTTCACCAAAGGATACCTTGAATCGGGCAAGTCCTTCCTGCTGCCCATAGAGGTTGAGAACCTGCCATACGCGGCAGCATTGTTCCCGTACATGCAATGTGTGCGTTTCTTGGCCGACTATATCAACGGTGATACTTATTATAAGATTCAATATCCGGAACATAATCTCGTGCGTACCAAAGCCCAGTTCAAACTGTTGCAGAGCGTGGAAGAGCATACTCCGGACATGCAAAAGTTCATAGCTTCATGTATTTGA